A portion of the Punica granatum isolate Tunisia-2019 chromosome 7, ASM765513v2, whole genome shotgun sequence genome contains these proteins:
- the LOC116213068 gene encoding cyclin-A3-4-like isoform X1 yields the protein MAEQAQSGRVTRAARKRAAAAAVAGPGDHTPVTKKRVVLGELTNQSNIVLQPKEPSEPRKPVNPRAKGKVKKGVRKCAVRSKVEPARPEKKEEGDCGIDVRAEDDDPQMCREYAADIYEYLRTMEINPKRRPLPDYMEKVQKDVSANMRGILVDWLVEVAEEYKLLSDTLYLSISYIDRFLSSNALSRQKLQLLGVASMLVSSRKYEEISPPHVEEFCYITDNTYTTDEVLKMESDVLNSLKFEMGNPTVKTFLRRFHRIAQEGYQTSDLKLEFLGYYLAELSLLDYNCVKFLPSLVAASAIFLGRFIMNPKTKPWGSALQQYSGYSSMDLKECVLILHDLYMRRRGGSMQAVREKYKQHKFKCVATMASPPEIPASYFEDVSELL from the exons atggCAGAGCAGGCGCAGAGCGGGCGTGTCACGCGGGCGGCGAGGAAGAGGGCGGCTGCTGCCGCCGTCGCCGGCCCCGGGGACCATACTCCAGTGACCAAGAAACGGGTTGTGCTCGGCGAGCTTACAAACCAGTCCAACATCGTGCTGCAGCCGAAGGAGCCGAGCGAGCCGCGGAAGCCCGTGAACCCCCGGGCGAAGgggaaggtgaagaagggagtgagGAAGTGCGCGGTTAGGAGTAAGGTGGAGCCGGCTCGACCGGAGAAGAAAGAGGAAGGGGACTGCGGCATTGACGTTAGAGCTGAGGATGACGACCCTCAGATGTGCCGAGAGTATGCGGCTGATATCTATGAGTATCTGCGGACAATGGAG ATCAATCCAAAGAGGAGGCCTTTGCCCGATTACATGGAGAAGGTTCAAAAGGATGTGAGCGCGAACATGAGAGGCATCTTGGTCGATTGGTTGGTCGAAGTTGCGGAGGAGTACAAGCTCCTCTCTGACACCCTCTACCTCTCCATTTCATACATTGACCGGTTTCTTTCTAGTAACGCTCTCAGCAGACAGAAGCTTCAGCTTCTTGGAGTTGCCTCAATGCTCGTTTCCTC TAGAAAGTATGAAGAGATTAGTCCGCCTCATGTGGAGGAGTTCTGCTACATTACGGACAACACTTATACCACGGATGAG GTGCTTAAAATGGAGTCTGATGTACTCAATTCCCTTAAGTTCGAAATGGGCAATCCCACGGTGAAGACGTTCTTGAG GAGGTTCCACAGAATCGCCCAAGAGGGCTATCAA ACATCAGATCTGAAACTGGAGTTTCTGGGCTACTACCTTGCTGAGCTCAGCTTGTTGGACTACAATTGTGTCAAGTTCCTGCCTTCTCTGGTTGCTGCATCGGCGATATTTCTCGGGAGATTTATTATGAATCCAAAGACTAAACCTTGG GGTTCAGCTCTGCAACAATACTCGGGTTACAGCTCCATGGATCTGAAGGAATGTGTTCTGATATTGCACGACTTGTACATGAGAAGAAGAGGTGGCTCAATGCAAGCAGTCAGGGAAAAGTACAAGCAGCATAAG TTCAAGTGCGTTGCAACCATGGCCTCTCCCCCGGAGATTCCTGCTTCCTATTTTGAAGATGTTTCAGAACTATTATAG
- the LOC116213068 gene encoding putative cyclin-A3-1 isoform X2, producing the protein MAEQAQSGRVTRAARKRAAAAAVAGPGDHTPVTKKRVVLGELTNQSNIVLQPKEPSEPRKPVNPRAKGKVKKGVRKCAVRSKVEPARPEKKEEGDCGIDVRAEDDDPQMCREYAADIYEYLRTMEINPKRRPLPDYMEKVQKDVSANMRGILVDWLVEVAEEYKLLSDTLYLSISYIDRFLSSNALSRQKLQLLGVASMLVSSKYEEISPPHVEEFCYITDNTYTTDEVLKMESDVLNSLKFEMGNPTVKTFLRRFHRIAQEGYQTSDLKLEFLGYYLAELSLLDYNCVKFLPSLVAASAIFLGRFIMNPKTKPWGSALQQYSGYSSMDLKECVLILHDLYMRRRGGSMQAVREKYKQHKFKCVATMASPPEIPASYFEDVSELL; encoded by the exons atggCAGAGCAGGCGCAGAGCGGGCGTGTCACGCGGGCGGCGAGGAAGAGGGCGGCTGCTGCCGCCGTCGCCGGCCCCGGGGACCATACTCCAGTGACCAAGAAACGGGTTGTGCTCGGCGAGCTTACAAACCAGTCCAACATCGTGCTGCAGCCGAAGGAGCCGAGCGAGCCGCGGAAGCCCGTGAACCCCCGGGCGAAGgggaaggtgaagaagggagtgagGAAGTGCGCGGTTAGGAGTAAGGTGGAGCCGGCTCGACCGGAGAAGAAAGAGGAAGGGGACTGCGGCATTGACGTTAGAGCTGAGGATGACGACCCTCAGATGTGCCGAGAGTATGCGGCTGATATCTATGAGTATCTGCGGACAATGGAG ATCAATCCAAAGAGGAGGCCTTTGCCCGATTACATGGAGAAGGTTCAAAAGGATGTGAGCGCGAACATGAGAGGCATCTTGGTCGATTGGTTGGTCGAAGTTGCGGAGGAGTACAAGCTCCTCTCTGACACCCTCTACCTCTCCATTTCATACATTGACCGGTTTCTTTCTAGTAACGCTCTCAGCAGACAGAAGCTTCAGCTTCTTGGAGTTGCCTCAATGCTCGTTTCCTC AAAGTATGAAGAGATTAGTCCGCCTCATGTGGAGGAGTTCTGCTACATTACGGACAACACTTATACCACGGATGAG GTGCTTAAAATGGAGTCTGATGTACTCAATTCCCTTAAGTTCGAAATGGGCAATCCCACGGTGAAGACGTTCTTGAG GAGGTTCCACAGAATCGCCCAAGAGGGCTATCAA ACATCAGATCTGAAACTGGAGTTTCTGGGCTACTACCTTGCTGAGCTCAGCTTGTTGGACTACAATTGTGTCAAGTTCCTGCCTTCTCTGGTTGCTGCATCGGCGATATTTCTCGGGAGATTTATTATGAATCCAAAGACTAAACCTTGG GGTTCAGCTCTGCAACAATACTCGGGTTACAGCTCCATGGATCTGAAGGAATGTGTTCTGATATTGCACGACTTGTACATGAGAAGAAGAGGTGGCTCAATGCAAGCAGTCAGGGAAAAGTACAAGCAGCATAAG TTCAAGTGCGTTGCAACCATGGCCTCTCCCCCGGAGATTCCTGCTTCCTATTTTGAAGATGTTTCAGAACTATTATAG
- the LOC116213006 gene encoding agamous-like MADS-box protein AGL104 isoform X1 yields the protein MGRVKLQMKRIENTANRQVTFSKRRNGLIKKAYELSVLCDVDIALIMFSPSGRLSLFSGHNKSIEEVLRRYVDLPEQDSGRTLPNQESLRKMLCKLKGESNLTYYHMASLASSDSPVEAVDATELIMIHHELLRCKSQLDDKEKQLRVYEGDPREITTLPELQCREEILQETLRQVQRRVQLLEKSYISTSPDSKRNLGWLLQRDPQVQILNFLGSNVLLPSSILSQQLVSKPGCCDQILKILVARFEVEKIDGSSGSGLCRSSGRYCWCNMALVEH from the exons ATGGGAAGAGTGAAGCTTCAGATGAAGAGAATAGAGAACACAGCAAACAGGCAAGTCACTTTCTCCAAGAGGAGGAATGGGCTGATTAAGAAGGCCTACGAGCTCTCCGTCCTCTGCGATGTCGATATCGCCCTCATCATGTTCTCCCCTTCTGGTCGCCTCAGCCTCTTTTCCGGTCATAACAAAAG CATCGAAGAGGTTCTCAGGCGGTACGTGGACCTTCCTGAGCAGGACAGCGGAAG AACGCTGCCCAATCAAGAG TCTCTTCGAAAGATGCTTTGCAAATTAAAGGGTGAATCAAACTTAACTTACTATCACATGGCAAG TCTGGCAAGCTCTGACTCTCCAGTTGAGGCAGTAGATGCAACAGAACTCATCATGATTCACCATGAACTTCTAAGATGCAAGTCTCAATTGGACGATAAGGAGAAGCAATTGAG GGTATATGAAGGTGATCCCCGCGAGATCACAACCTTGCCTGAGCTGCAGTGTCGAGAAGAGATCCTCCAGGAAACTTTACGACAGGTCCAGAGACGAGTG CAACTTCTGGAGAAGAGCTACATCTCTACATCACCAGATTCAAAGAGGAACTTGGGCTGGCTTCTGCAAAGAGACCCACAAGTTCAGATCCTGAATTTCTTGGGCTCCAACGTGCTTCTTCCTTCAAG CATTTTGTCGCAAcaattggtatcaaagcctgGGTGTTGTGATCAGATCCTGAAGATCTTGGTTGCGAGATTTGAGGTTGAGAAGATTGATGGATCAAGCGGCAGCGGATTGTGCAGATCAAGTGGAAGGTATTGCTGGTGCAACATGGCCTTGGTGGAGCACTAG
- the LOC116213006 gene encoding agamous-like MADS-box protein AGL104 isoform X2, with protein sequence MGRVKLQMKRIENTANRQVTFSKRRNGLIKKAYELSVLCDVDIALIMFSPSGRLSLFSGHNKSIEEVLRRYVDLPEQDSGRTLPNQESLRKMLCKLKGESNLTYYHMASLASSDSPVEAVDATELIMIHHELLRCKSQLDDKEKQLRVYEGDPREITTLPELQCREEILQETLRQVQRRVQLLEKSYISTSPDSKRNLGWLLQRDPQVQILNFLGSNVLLPSRS encoded by the exons ATGGGAAGAGTGAAGCTTCAGATGAAGAGAATAGAGAACACAGCAAACAGGCAAGTCACTTTCTCCAAGAGGAGGAATGGGCTGATTAAGAAGGCCTACGAGCTCTCCGTCCTCTGCGATGTCGATATCGCCCTCATCATGTTCTCCCCTTCTGGTCGCCTCAGCCTCTTTTCCGGTCATAACAAAAG CATCGAAGAGGTTCTCAGGCGGTACGTGGACCTTCCTGAGCAGGACAGCGGAAG AACGCTGCCCAATCAAGAG TCTCTTCGAAAGATGCTTTGCAAATTAAAGGGTGAATCAAACTTAACTTACTATCACATGGCAAG TCTGGCAAGCTCTGACTCTCCAGTTGAGGCAGTAGATGCAACAGAACTCATCATGATTCACCATGAACTTCTAAGATGCAAGTCTCAATTGGACGATAAGGAGAAGCAATTGAG GGTATATGAAGGTGATCCCCGCGAGATCACAACCTTGCCTGAGCTGCAGTGTCGAGAAGAGATCCTCCAGGAAACTTTACGACAGGTCCAGAGACGAGTG CAACTTCTGGAGAAGAGCTACATCTCTACATCACCAGATTCAAAGAGGAACTTGGGCTGGCTTCTGCAAAGAGACCCACAAGTTCAGATCCTGAATTTCTTGGGCTCCAACGTGCTTCTTCCTTCAAG ATCCTGA